Proteins found in one Methanospirillum hungatei JF-1 genomic segment:
- a CDS encoding glycosyltransferase family 4 protein, giving the protein MKILQIAPYFIPYIGGQEIYIKNLCKYLIKKGHDIDLIVSNFPKSKKRERYEGINIFRYSCIIRPLRNPISPSFFIPDQEIKGYDVIHTHNEHSYAAITSIFHSVSKRKPLVITCHGQLFFGNPIIDFIEKIYSKIIGKIIFTKANAIIVLSSSDKKYVESLGIKPEKIHIIPNGIDPIELNTDQLSNQEIESFRVKNNLSNKFIILFVGQIIHRKGILYLLYSIPLIIKKTKKNVLFLFIGNGDYYYESLNLVKELEIEKNTLFTGSVSKKDLIAFYQSSNLFILPSLSEGLPTTILEAMYFNLPVISSDIPGVRDHFADHAILVQPRDSQKIADAVIHILDNEELARELSSKGKEFILSHYTWDKIICEYEKIFLNLKNTEIEPINEKIKTFFR; this is encoded by the coding sequence ATGAAAATTTTACAGATTGCCCCGTATTTTATTCCATATATAGGTGGCCAAGAAATTTATATCAAAAATCTATGTAAGTATTTGATAAAAAAAGGACATGACATTGATTTGATTGTAAGTAATTTTCCTAAATCAAAAAAAAGAGAGAGATATGAAGGAATAAATATTTTTAGATATTCATGTATTATCAGACCATTAAGAAATCCTATCAGTCCAAGTTTTTTTATCCCCGATCAAGAAATCAAAGGATATGATGTAATTCACACACATAACGAACATAGCTATGCAGCGATAACATCAATTTTTCACTCGGTATCAAAAAGAAAACCTCTTGTAATAACTTGCCATGGTCAACTCTTTTTTGGAAATCCTATAATTGACTTCATAGAAAAAATTTATAGTAAAATCATCGGAAAAATAATATTTACCAAAGCAAATGCAATTATTGTATTATCTTCTTCAGATAAAAAATATGTTGAATCTTTGGGAATTAAACCGGAAAAAATTCACATAATACCAAATGGAATAGATCCAATTGAATTAAATACTGATCAATTAAGCAATCAAGAAATTGAATCCTTTAGAGTAAAAAATAACTTATCAAATAAATTTATTATTTTGTTTGTTGGACAAATTATTCATAGAAAGGGAATTTTATACCTCCTTTATTCAATACCCTTAATTATTAAAAAAACAAAGAAAAATGTATTATTCCTTTTTATCGGAAATGGAGATTATTATTACGAATCGCTCAACCTAGTGAAGGAATTAGAAATAGAAAAAAATACTCTGTTTACTGGATCAGTCAGTAAAAAAGATTTAATTGCATTTTATCAGTCCTCCAATCTTTTTATCCTTCCATCCCTATCGGAAGGCCTTCCAACGACCATCTTAGAAGCTATGTACTTCAATCTTCCAGTAATATCATCAGATATTCCTGGAGTGAGAGATCATTTTGCTGATCATGCAATACTTGTTCAACCTCGTGATTCACAAAAAATCGCTGATGCGGTGATACATATTCTGGATAATGAAGAATTAGCTAGAGAACTCTCATCTAAAGGAAAAGAATTTATCCTTTCTCATTACACATGGGATAAGATTATTTGCGAATATGAGAAAATATTTTTAAATCTCAAAAATACGGAAATAGAACCAATCAATGAAAAAATTAAGACATTTTTTCGCTGA